From the Streptomyces sp. NBC_01216 genome, the window CACTGGTCGACCGCATGGGCGACGCGATCCGTGGTGAGCTCCAGCGCCGTCAGGAGCTGCTGCGCTCGGCCGGCAACTACGCCAACATCCACGACTACGAGAAGGCGCGGGCGGCGGGTGCCCCGCTGGAGCCGCTGGCCTCGCTGGTCCTGGTGATCGACGAGTTCTCGGAACTCCTCACCGCCAAGCCCGACTTCATCGACATGTTCATCCAGATCGGCCGCATCGGCCGGTCCCTGGGGGTCCATCTGCTGCTCGCCTCGCAGCGGCTGGAGGAGGGCAAGCTCCGCGGCCTGGACACGTACCTCTCGTACCGGATCGGTCTGCGGACCTTCTCGGCGGCCGAGTCCCGTACGGCGATCGGTGTGCCGGACGCGTACCACCTGCCGTCGGTGCCGGGTTCGGGCTATCTGAAGTTCGGCACCGACGAGATGACCCGGTTCAAGGCGGCGTACGTCTCCGGTAGCTACCGGACGGGCGGGCCGCGCCTCGAGGCCGGGCAGCTGCCGGTCGAGCGCCGCCCCGCGGTCTTCACGGCCTCGACGGTGCCGGTGGTGTACGCGGCGCCCGACCCGGCGTATCCGACGAGGCGCGAGGAGGAGGACGAGGCGCTCGCGGACACGGTGCTCGACGTGATCGTGCGCCGGCTGGAGGGCCAGGGCGTGCCGGCCCACCAGGTGTGGCTGCCGCCGCTGGACCAGGCTCCGTCGCTGGACCAGTTGCTGCCGGGGCTCGCGCGGACCGCGGACCGCGGTCTGACGGCGACCGAGTACACGCGGCCAGGTGGGCTGACGGTGCCGCTGGGCCTGATCGACAAGCCCTTCGAGCAGCGCCGGGAGGTGCTGTACCGGGACTTCTCCGGGGCGGCGGGGCACATGATGGTGGTCGGCGGTCCGCAGTCGGGCAAGTCGACGCTGATGCGGACGCTGATCGCGTCGTTCGCCCTCACCCACACGCCGGCCGAGGCGCAGTTCTACGTACTGGACTTCGGTGGTGGCGGCATGGTGTCGCTGGCCGACCTGCCGCATGTCGGCGGGGTCGCCTCCCGGCTGGACCCGGAGCGGGTGCGGCGGACGGTCGCGGAGGTGCTCGGCGTGCTCAACCGGCGCGAGGAGTTCTTCCGTTCACACGGCATCGACTCGATCGCCACCTACCGGCGCAAGCGGGCCGCGGGCGAACTCCCGGGCGAGGCATGGGGCGACGTGTTCCTGCTCGTCGACGGTTGGGGCGGTTTCCGCAACGACTACGACATGCTGGAGCCGGTGGTCTCGGACATCGCGGCCCGCGGTCTGGGCTACGGCATCCACGTGGTCATCACCGCGGCCCGGTACATGGAGGTGCGGGCCGCGCTCAAGGACCAGATGCTCGGACGTCTGGAGCTGCGGCTCGGTGACGTGATGGACTCCGAGTTCGACCGCAAGGTCGCGGCGAACGTCCCGCCGGGCGTGCCGGGCCGTGGTCAGGTCCCGGAGAAGCTGCATTTCATGGGCGCGCTGCCCCGGATCGACGGGGCGAGTTCGGCGGCGGACCTGTCGGACGGTACGGCGGCGTTCGTCCGGGCGGCGAAGAGCGCGTGGTCGGACGCGCCGGCCCCGGCCGTGAGGCTGTTGCCGCGGCGGCTTCCCGCGGAGCAGCTGCCGAAGGGCTTCGAGCACCCGCAGCAGGGCATCGCGATCGGCATCGACGAGACGAACCTGGAGCCGGTGTTCGTCGACTTCGAGACCGACCCGTTCTTCCTCGTCTTCGGTGAGAGCGAGTCCGGCAAGACGGCGCTGCTGCGCCTGATCGCGAAGCAGTTGTGCGAGCGGTACACACCGGAGCAGGCGCGCATCGTGGTCGGTGACTACCGGCGCACGATGCTGGAGGCGGTCGCGCCCTCGCACCTGCTGGAGTACGCGCCGATGGCGTCCGCGATGCAGATGCACATGGACGCGATCAACACGGTGATGACGAAGCGCGCCCCGAAACCGGACATCACGCCGCAGCAGCTGCGGGACCGGAGCTGGTGGACGGGCCCGCAGCTGTTCGTCCTGATCGACGACTTCGAGCTGGTGGCGACGAATTCGGGCAACCCGCTCCAGGTCCTCGTGGAGAACCTGCCGTTCGCGCGGGACGTCGGGATCCGCTTCATCGTGGCGCGCAGCGCCGCCGGCGCCTCGCGGGCCATGTACGAGCCCTTCATGCAGCGGGCGAAGGAACTGGGCGCGCAGGGCGTGATCCTCTCCGGCGATCCCGGCGAGGGCGACATCCTCGGCAACGTCCGTGCCCGCCCGATGCCTCCGGGCCGCGGCACCTTCGTCTCGCGCAAGCGGGGCACTCCGCTGGTCCAGCTGGGCTGGCTGCCGGACCGGACATAGGGCGGACCCGGCCGCCGCTCCGTCGTGGTGCGGAGCGGCGCCGGCCGGGGCGGAGCGGCCCGTTCGAGTGATCCGCCGGGGTGGGGTGCTTGCCCTAGGCT encodes:
- the eccCa gene encoding type VII secretion protein EccCa, which gives rise to MSQLVVKRPPRSLPPEVPSEELVLEPPPELPRGQQEGMLMQLLPMLGMGSSVVFFFMPGAHPFMRIMGVLMLVSTVSMAIAQLVRFRKGTQGQIADVRRDYLKYLAQTRRTVRRTARRQREAQLYLHPSPEQLWSVVAEGSRVWERRVGDHDFGQVRVGLGTQQLATPLVAPDTAPVDELEPLCAGAMQQFLAVHGSLDGLPMAVSMRAFYHVTVSGEPEAAQAAARGLVAQLVTLHSPDDLMVAVVAARNAQERWDWTKWLPHTQVAGQVDGAGTKRLFGDDLAELEQLVRSRLDGRPRFSRDNQPVLDQPHMVVVLDGGMVPPDSLLAAPEGLQGVTIIEVVPGELDEPRGGLSVVVRPGRLRLESGGGYAYEGLPDGISLPAAEALARQLAPLRMGGGDDDEPLLANLDFTDLLNLGDADSVDVARTWRPRSVAERLRVPIGVGEDGQPVMLDLKEAAQEGMGPHGLCVGATGSGKSELLRTLVLGLAVTHSSETLNFVLADFKGGATFAGMSQMPHVAAVITNLSDDLTLVDRMGDAIRGELQRRQELLRSAGNYANIHDYEKARAAGAPLEPLASLVLVIDEFSELLTAKPDFIDMFIQIGRIGRSLGVHLLLASQRLEEGKLRGLDTYLSYRIGLRTFSAAESRTAIGVPDAYHLPSVPGSGYLKFGTDEMTRFKAAYVSGSYRTGGPRLEAGQLPVERRPAVFTASTVPVVYAAPDPAYPTRREEEDEALADTVLDVIVRRLEGQGVPAHQVWLPPLDQAPSLDQLLPGLARTADRGLTATEYTRPGGLTVPLGLIDKPFEQRREVLYRDFSGAAGHMMVVGGPQSGKSTLMRTLIASFALTHTPAEAQFYVLDFGGGGMVSLADLPHVGGVASRLDPERVRRTVAEVLGVLNRREEFFRSHGIDSIATYRRKRAAGELPGEAWGDVFLLVDGWGGFRNDYDMLEPVVSDIAARGLGYGIHVVITAARYMEVRAALKDQMLGRLELRLGDVMDSEFDRKVAANVPPGVPGRGQVPEKLHFMGALPRIDGASSAADLSDGTAAFVRAAKSAWSDAPAPAVRLLPRRLPAEQLPKGFEHPQQGIAIGIDETNLEPVFVDFETDPFFLVFGESESGKTALLRLIAKQLCERYTPEQARIVVGDYRRTMLEAVAPSHLLEYAPMASAMQMHMDAINTVMTKRAPKPDITPQQLRDRSWWTGPQLFVLIDDFELVATNSGNPLQVLVENLPFARDVGIRFIVARSAAGASRAMYEPFMQRAKELGAQGVILSGDPGEGDILGNVRARPMPPGRGTFVSRKRGTPLVQLGWLPDRT